One stretch of Arachis hypogaea cultivar Tifrunner chromosome 20, arahy.Tifrunner.gnm2.J5K5, whole genome shotgun sequence DNA includes these proteins:
- the LOC112784890 gene encoding cation/H(+) antiporter 15 isoform X2, protein MLGPSMLGRYETFANAVFPLRSVMVIETMANVGLLYFLFLVGVEMDVGMLRTTGKKVVSLAVAGMVLPFVIGTAFSYLLHRDYEQGMTQGTYILFLGVALSITAFPVLARILAELKLINTELGRLALSSALINDVCAWILLALAIALAENETTNIASLWVLLSSVAFVAFCAYAVRPGAIWIVKKTPEGESFSEFHISLILAGVMISGFITDAIGTHSVFGAFVFGLAIPSGPLGVALVDKLEDFVSGLLLPLFFASSGLKTNLRLVRGSYTWAILILVIFLACIGKVIGTLMVAFFYQIPIREGAALGLLMNSKGLVEMIVLNVGKEQKVLDEESFAIMVIITVVMTAIIVPSVSFLYKPSRRSINYKKRTIQIAKSDAEFRVLVCVHTPRNVPTMINLLEASNPTKKSPICVYVLHLVELSGRTSAMLIVHNTRKQGYPALNKTEAQSDHIINAFENFQHHASFVSVHPLTAISPYSTMHEDICHLAEDKRIAFIILPFHKQQTVDGGMEATNMAFRTINQNVLANAPCSVGILVDRGLNGSNRLAANQVSYHVAILFFGGPDDREALCYGWRMLEHSRICLTIVRFVQGKQVSGHIRRPSIGTSEPSVLTVETEKDIQRQLDENLLHDFRMRFQEDVSVDYFEKVVNNGEETVAAIRTMDDIHDLFIVGRGQGIISPLTAGLTDWSECPEIGAIGDLLASTDFAATASVLVVQQYIGPSLHGEVLETPDSTAPMNEEYFNEINNHEQPLNPKGKCVFNMENL, encoded by the exons ATGTTGGGTCCTTCAATGCTTGGGAGATACGAAACATTTGCCAATGCAGTGTTTCCTCTGAGAAGTGTTATGGTGATTGAAACAATGGCAAATGTTGggcttctttattttctcttcttggtGGGGGTGGAGATGGATGTAGGAATGTTGCGAACCACAGGGAAGAAGGTTGTGTCTCTTGCAGTTGCCGGCATGGTCTTGCCTTTTGTTATTGGAACCGCATTCTCCTACCTTTTGCATAGAGATTATGAACAAGGCATGACTCAAGGTACCTATATACTCTTCCTTGGTGTTGCTCTCTCTATTACTGCGTTTCCTGTTCTTGCCCGTATACTCGCAGAGCTCAAACTCATTAACACCGAGTTAGGTAGGCTTGCACTTTCTTCAGCACTCATCAATGATGTGTGTGCTTGGATACTCTTAGCATTAGCCATAGCACTTGCAGAGAATGAAACAACAAACATTGCTTCCCTTTGGGTTTTGTTGTCAAGTGTAGCCTTTGTGGCATTTTGTGCTTACGCCGTCCGGCCGGGAGCCATATGGATTGTCAAGAAAACCCCTGAAGGAGAATCATTCAGTGAGTTTCATATATCCCTCATACTTGCAGGGGTTATGATCTCGGGTTTCATCACAGATGCCATTGGAACTCATTCTGTTTTTGGCGCATTTGTGTTTGGTTTGGCAATCCCAAGTGGACCACTTGGTGTTGCTCTGGTGGACAAGCTTGAGGATTTTGTTTCAGGACTTTTGCTCCCTCTGTTTTTTGCCAGTAGTGGGCTAAAAACTAACTTAAGACTTGTCAGAGGATCATACACCTGGGCAATTCTCATTCTTGTCATTTTCTTGGCTTGCATTGGCAAGGTTATTGGAACTTTAATGGTTGCATTCTTTTATCAAATTCCAATACGCGAAGGGGCTGCCCTCGGCTTACTCATGAACTCAAAAGGCCTAGTTGAAATGATTGTGCTAAATGTTGGAAAGGAGCAGAAG GTTTTGGATGAAGAATCGTTTGCGATCATGGTTATCATAACTGTAGTAATGACTGCAATTATTGTGCCTTCTGTATCATTCCTTTACAAACCATCAAGAAGATCCataaattacaaaaaaagaaCTATTCAAATAGCTAAATCAGATGCTGAGTTTAGAGTACTAGTGTGTGTTCATACCCCTCGGAATGTGCCAACTATGATCAACCTCCTTGAAGCTTCTAATCCAACAAAGAAGTCACCAATATGTGTCTATGTTCTCCATCTTGTTGAACTTAGCGGTCGCACTTCCGCAATGCTCATAGTTCACAACACAAGAAAGCAGGGTTATCCTGCACTTAACAAGACTGAAGCTCAATCCGACCACATAATCAATGCCTTTGAAAACTTTCAGCACCATGCTTCTTTTGTTTCTGTCCACCCCTTAACAGCAATCTCCCCTTATTCCACTATGCATGAAGATATATGCCATTTGGCAGAGGACAAACGCATTGCCTTCATAATCCTTCCTTTCCATAAGCAACAAACAGTTGATGGAGGGATGGAAGCCACAAACATGGCATTCCGCACCATCAACCAAAATGTACTAGCAAATGCACCATGCTCAGTAGGAATTCTAGTTGATAGAGGCTTAAACGGCTCTAATCGCTTAGCCGCGAATCAAGTATCTTATCATGTAGCCATACTATTTTTCGGAGGACCAGATGATAGAGAGGCTTTGTGTTATGGATGGAGAATGCTAGAGCATTCGAGAATATGCCTTACGATAGTGCGCTTTGTCCAAGGGAAACAAGTATCCGGCCATATTAGGAGGCCTAGCATAGGCACAAGCGAACCGAGTGTATTAACAGTGGAAACAGAGAAAGATATTCAAAGACAGCTTGATGAAAATCTTTTGCATGATTTTAGAATGAGATTTCAAGAAGACGTTTCGGTCGATTACTTTGAGAAAGTGGTTAACAACGGCGAGGAGACAGTGGCGGCTATAAGGACAATGGATGACATCCATGACCTCTTCATTGTTGGGAGAGGCCAAGGGATAATATCACCACTCACAGCAGGACTCACTGATTGGAGTGAGTGTCCTGAGATTGGAGCAATTGGGGACCTATTAGCATCCACAGATTTTGCAGCCACAGCTTCAGTGTTGGTGGTGCAACAATATATAGGACCAAGTTTACATGGAGAAGTGCTAGAAACACCAGATAGTACAGCACCTATGAACGAAGAATATTTCAATGAGATTAATAATCATGAACAACCACTAAACCCAAAGGGAAAATGTGTCTTCAACATGGAAAACTTGTGA
- the LOC112784890 gene encoding cation/H(+) antiporter 15 isoform X1, translating to MGDKNNTDNYIVCYAPTMITTNGIWQGDNPLDYSLPLFLLQLTLVVIATRIFVFILRPFRQPRVIAEVLGGVMLGPSMLGRYETFANAVFPLRSVMVIETMANVGLLYFLFLVGVEMDVGMLRTTGKKVVSLAVAGMVLPFVIGTAFSYLLHRDYEQGMTQGTYILFLGVALSITAFPVLARILAELKLINTELGRLALSSALINDVCAWILLALAIALAENETTNIASLWVLLSSVAFVAFCAYAVRPGAIWIVKKTPEGESFSEFHISLILAGVMISGFITDAIGTHSVFGAFVFGLAIPSGPLGVALVDKLEDFVSGLLLPLFFASSGLKTNLRLVRGSYTWAILILVIFLACIGKVIGTLMVAFFYQIPIREGAALGLLMNSKGLVEMIVLNVGKEQKVLDEESFAIMVIITVVMTAIIVPSVSFLYKPSRRSINYKKRTIQIAKSDAEFRVLVCVHTPRNVPTMINLLEASNPTKKSPICVYVLHLVELSGRTSAMLIVHNTRKQGYPALNKTEAQSDHIINAFENFQHHASFVSVHPLTAISPYSTMHEDICHLAEDKRIAFIILPFHKQQTVDGGMEATNMAFRTINQNVLANAPCSVGILVDRGLNGSNRLAANQVSYHVAILFFGGPDDREALCYGWRMLEHSRICLTIVRFVQGKQVSGHIRRPSIGTSEPSVLTVETEKDIQRQLDENLLHDFRMRFQEDVSVDYFEKVVNNGEETVAAIRTMDDIHDLFIVGRGQGIISPLTAGLTDWSECPEIGAIGDLLASTDFAATASVLVVQQYIGPSLHGEVLETPDSTAPMNEEYFNEINNHEQPLNPKGKCVFNMENL from the exons ATGGGAGATAAAAACAATACAGATAATTATATAGTGTGTTACGCACCAACAATGATAACAACAAATGGGATATGGCAAGGAGATAACCCTCTGGAttattctctccctctcttcttatTGCAGTTAACTTTGGTGGTTATAGCCACCCGAATATTCGTCTTCATCCTCAGGCCATTTCGCCAGCCACGCGTGATCGCCGAAGTCTTG GGTGGAGTAATGTTGGGTCCTTCAATGCTTGGGAGATACGAAACATTTGCCAATGCAGTGTTTCCTCTGAGAAGTGTTATGGTGATTGAAACAATGGCAAATGTTGggcttctttattttctcttcttggtGGGGGTGGAGATGGATGTAGGAATGTTGCGAACCACAGGGAAGAAGGTTGTGTCTCTTGCAGTTGCCGGCATGGTCTTGCCTTTTGTTATTGGAACCGCATTCTCCTACCTTTTGCATAGAGATTATGAACAAGGCATGACTCAAGGTACCTATATACTCTTCCTTGGTGTTGCTCTCTCTATTACTGCGTTTCCTGTTCTTGCCCGTATACTCGCAGAGCTCAAACTCATTAACACCGAGTTAGGTAGGCTTGCACTTTCTTCAGCACTCATCAATGATGTGTGTGCTTGGATACTCTTAGCATTAGCCATAGCACTTGCAGAGAATGAAACAACAAACATTGCTTCCCTTTGGGTTTTGTTGTCAAGTGTAGCCTTTGTGGCATTTTGTGCTTACGCCGTCCGGCCGGGAGCCATATGGATTGTCAAGAAAACCCCTGAAGGAGAATCATTCAGTGAGTTTCATATATCCCTCATACTTGCAGGGGTTATGATCTCGGGTTTCATCACAGATGCCATTGGAACTCATTCTGTTTTTGGCGCATTTGTGTTTGGTTTGGCAATCCCAAGTGGACCACTTGGTGTTGCTCTGGTGGACAAGCTTGAGGATTTTGTTTCAGGACTTTTGCTCCCTCTGTTTTTTGCCAGTAGTGGGCTAAAAACTAACTTAAGACTTGTCAGAGGATCATACACCTGGGCAATTCTCATTCTTGTCATTTTCTTGGCTTGCATTGGCAAGGTTATTGGAACTTTAATGGTTGCATTCTTTTATCAAATTCCAATACGCGAAGGGGCTGCCCTCGGCTTACTCATGAACTCAAAAGGCCTAGTTGAAATGATTGTGCTAAATGTTGGAAAGGAGCAGAAG GTTTTGGATGAAGAATCGTTTGCGATCATGGTTATCATAACTGTAGTAATGACTGCAATTATTGTGCCTTCTGTATCATTCCTTTACAAACCATCAAGAAGATCCataaattacaaaaaaagaaCTATTCAAATAGCTAAATCAGATGCTGAGTTTAGAGTACTAGTGTGTGTTCATACCCCTCGGAATGTGCCAACTATGATCAACCTCCTTGAAGCTTCTAATCCAACAAAGAAGTCACCAATATGTGTCTATGTTCTCCATCTTGTTGAACTTAGCGGTCGCACTTCCGCAATGCTCATAGTTCACAACACAAGAAAGCAGGGTTATCCTGCACTTAACAAGACTGAAGCTCAATCCGACCACATAATCAATGCCTTTGAAAACTTTCAGCACCATGCTTCTTTTGTTTCTGTCCACCCCTTAACAGCAATCTCCCCTTATTCCACTATGCATGAAGATATATGCCATTTGGCAGAGGACAAACGCATTGCCTTCATAATCCTTCCTTTCCATAAGCAACAAACAGTTGATGGAGGGATGGAAGCCACAAACATGGCATTCCGCACCATCAACCAAAATGTACTAGCAAATGCACCATGCTCAGTAGGAATTCTAGTTGATAGAGGCTTAAACGGCTCTAATCGCTTAGCCGCGAATCAAGTATCTTATCATGTAGCCATACTATTTTTCGGAGGACCAGATGATAGAGAGGCTTTGTGTTATGGATGGAGAATGCTAGAGCATTCGAGAATATGCCTTACGATAGTGCGCTTTGTCCAAGGGAAACAAGTATCCGGCCATATTAGGAGGCCTAGCATAGGCACAAGCGAACCGAGTGTATTAACAGTGGAAACAGAGAAAGATATTCAAAGACAGCTTGATGAAAATCTTTTGCATGATTTTAGAATGAGATTTCAAGAAGACGTTTCGGTCGATTACTTTGAGAAAGTGGTTAACAACGGCGAGGAGACAGTGGCGGCTATAAGGACAATGGATGACATCCATGACCTCTTCATTGTTGGGAGAGGCCAAGGGATAATATCACCACTCACAGCAGGACTCACTGATTGGAGTGAGTGTCCTGAGATTGGAGCAATTGGGGACCTATTAGCATCCACAGATTTTGCAGCCACAGCTTCAGTGTTGGTGGTGCAACAATATATAGGACCAAGTTTACATGGAGAAGTGCTAGAAACACCAGATAGTACAGCACCTATGAACGAAGAATATTTCAATGAGATTAATAATCATGAACAACCACTAAACCCAAAGGGAAAATGTGTCTTCAACATGGAAAACTTGTGA